The genome window GGACGCGATCGCAACGACGTTCATCGACGCCGAGAAGGGCGTGGCGGATGCGCAAGCGGCGCTCGACGGCGCTCGTGCGATCCTCGTGGAGCGCTTCGCCGAAGACGCGGACCTGATCGGCGGCTTGCGCGAAGAAATGTGGGGACGCGGGCGGCTCGCGGCCAAGGCGAAGGACGACAAGAAGGACGCGCCCGAAGCCGCCAAATTCGCGGACTATTTCGACAAGGCCGAGTCGTTCGCCAAGATGCCGTCGCATCGCATCCTCGCGATGTTCCGCGGCGAGAAGGAAGGCTTCCTCGACCTGAATTTCGAGCCGGAAGACCCGGCGCAGGCCGCGCCATCGGGGCCGTCGCTGTATGAGGCGCGCATCGCACGGCGCTTCAACATCGCCGACAAGGGCCGCCCCGCCGACAAGTGGCTGAACGACACGGTTCGTTGGGCGTGGCGCACGCGTATTCAGGGCCATCTTTCCGTGGATCTTCGCATGCGGCTTTGGCAGGCGGCGGAGGAAGAGGCGGTGAAGGTGTTCGCCGGAAATCTGCGCGACCTGCTGCTCGCCGCGCCCGCCGGAACGCGCGCCACGATGGGCCTCGATCCGGGGTTCCGCACGGGCGTGAAGGTGGCCGTAGTGGACTCGACCGGCAAGGTCGCCGCGACGGCCACGATCTATCCGCATGAGCCGAAGCGGCAATGGACGGAGTCGCTCGCGATCCTCGGCCGCCTCTGCAAGCAGCACAATGTCGACCTCATCGCCATCGGCAACGGCACGGCCTCGCGCGAGACGGACAAGCTCGCGGGCGAACTCGTTGCGCTCGCGCCGGAGCTGAAGCTGACGAAGGTCATGGTGTCGGAGGCGGGCGCGTCGGTCTATTCCGCCAGCGCCTATGCCAGCGCCGAACTGCCGGACCTCGACGTGTCGATTCGCGGCGCGGTGTCCATCGCGCGTCGCCTGCAAGACCCGCTCGCCGAGCTCGTGAAGATTGACCCGAAGTCCATCGGCGTCGGCCAGTATCAGCACGACCTCTCGGAAACGAAGCTGTCGCGCTCGCTCGACGCGGTGGTGGAAGACTGCGTGAACGGCGTCGGTGTGGACCTCAACACGGCGTCGGTGCCGCTGCTCGCGCGCGTGTCGGGCATCAGCGAAACGCTCGCCAAGAACATCGTCGCCTATCGCGATCAGAAGGGCGCGTTCAAGCGCCGCGCCGAGCTTCAGGAGGTGCCACGCCTTGGGCCGAAGGCGTTCGAGCAGGCGGCGGGCTTCCTGCGCATTCCGAACGGCGACGACCCGCTCGACGCGTCGTCGGTGCATCCGGAAGCCTATCCGGTCGTGCGCAAGATCGTGTCGGCGGCGAAGGTGGACATCAAGACGCTCATCGGCAACGCGCCCGTGCTGCGCGGCCTCCAGCCGAAGCAATTCGCCGACGAGAAATTCGGCCTGCCGACCGTGACCGACATCTTGCGCGAGCTTGAGAAGCCCGGCCGCGACCCGCGCCCCGCCTTCAAGACCGCGACCTTCCAGGAGGGCGTCGAAAAAATCTCCGACCTGAAGCCCGGCATGGTGCTGGAAGGCGTGGTGACGAACGTGGCCGCGTTCGGCGCGTTCATCGACATCGGCGTGCATCAGGACGGCCTCGCGCATGTCTCCGCGCTGTCGAAGACCTTCGTGAAAGACCCGCGCGACGTGGTGAAGCCGGGCGATGTCGTGCGCGTGAAGGTGCTGGAGGTGGACGCGCCGAGGAAGCGCATTTCGCTGACGCTGCGCCTCGACGATCCGATTGGCGCGGAGAGCGAGCGTCCGCAGGGCGGCGGGCAGCGCGCCCCCACGCCGAAGAAGATGAGCGCCGCGCCGAAGGCTGGCGCGCGGCCCGAGGCTGGCGGCGGCGCGTTCGCGGACGCTTTCCGCAAGGCGGGGCTTAACGGGCGGAAGTGATGACGCGGGGCGGGCGGAGCGATCCGCCTGCTCTGTTTACAGCGCGGTCTGCGTTTCGGCATCGCAGTGCAGCGGCTTTCCTCGGCTGAGTGCGGCGCTGCTACTAAGCCGCTCAGCGCTTTCTGCCAAGGCAGAAGCGGTATTTAGCATGAAATGGTGGGGTCAGCACCCCCTTTGGAAACCCCGGGATCACCGCGAGCACAGCGGATTACATTGAGGACAGGATTACGGGATCACACAGAAAAAAACAACATATTGAAAATAAATAAAATAAATGAATTTCAGGAGCCATATCGCGCGATTCATAATAATTTATAGTGCGGAACCGCCGATCATGCTACGTTAAGGCTTCAATTCGGGTTCCCGAAAGGTGCCCTATGATGAGCCCAACCCCTCATTGTTTAGCTGGCTCCTCTGGGCCATTGTCGTTTCAGAAAATAGCGGGGACTAAAAACAATGGCCAACGGACGACAAGCAACCGCCAAGCGAATGAAAATGGCAGAGCGCTCCAAACAACAAATGGAGATGCATTTTTCAGGATTTCATTCAGCTTTTTTGTGGCATCGCAAGACAAACGACGGGTTCACAACAGTTCCTCGGACACTGCCAATTATAATGCAGGCCGTTGACATGCAATCAAAGGGACAGCCTGCGGGGCATACTCTATTTTGTCTCTGGGCTCGTTCACCGGATAACCCCGTCATCGTCATTGAGAACCCGGTTACTTTTGCCGCAGAGGCCGGATTTTTTGGAGAGCGTGCTGTTGATACTTGGCGTAAGCGCATGAAAAAGCTTCGGGAGCTTTTCATGGTCCAGACGAAATCCGGCCCTTCTGGAGAGTTCCATTATATTTTGCTGGTTAATCCAAACGCTGCATTGGAGTGGATGCGAGACCGCGGACTTGTTCAGGACGGAATATATGCCCGGTTCGTTGACCGCCTGATGGAGGTTGGCGCTTACGGAGAAATTGAAGCGGTGCATGATGCTTGGGCGGCGCAAAAGGCAGTTGATGACGCCGCCGCCGCTGATGCCACCGCTTCGGCGACGGCCAAGCTGGTTGTGGCCGCAGCTTAGGGCAGCGAAAACGGAGGTGAAAATGATGAAAAGAAGAGTTTGCGATCTTAAGCGCCTGCTCACCCGCTTAAGGTCGACAAAATAGAGCTCGGCCCCGAAAGGGCCGAGCATGGTGGGTATCTCTACCGCGCTTGCGGAGCAGGCTGCAAACCATCGCCCCGCAAGCGCACCATAACCAAACAAAAGTTGCCGCTCCAGTTTATTTCGCAATTATTCCGAAAG of Rhodomicrobium vannielii ATCC 17100 contains these proteins:
- a CDS encoding Tex family protein, with the protein product MKSIEQRIAEELGVRDAQVQAAVDLLDGGSTVPFIARYRKEATGMLDDAQLRTLEERLRYLREMEDRRKAILDSVREQGKLDDALEARIMAADSKARLEDIYLPFKQKRRTKAQIAKEAGLEPLADALLTDPTKLPDAIATTFIDAEKGVADAQAALDGARAILVERFAEDADLIGGLREEMWGRGRLAAKAKDDKKDAPEAAKFADYFDKAESFAKMPSHRILAMFRGEKEGFLDLNFEPEDPAQAAPSGPSLYEARIARRFNIADKGRPADKWLNDTVRWAWRTRIQGHLSVDLRMRLWQAAEEEAVKVFAGNLRDLLLAAPAGTRATMGLDPGFRTGVKVAVVDSTGKVAATATIYPHEPKRQWTESLAILGRLCKQHNVDLIAIGNGTASRETDKLAGELVALAPELKLTKVMVSEAGASVYSASAYASAELPDLDVSIRGAVSIARRLQDPLAELVKIDPKSIGVGQYQHDLSETKLSRSLDAVVEDCVNGVGVDLNTASVPLLARVSGISETLAKNIVAYRDQKGAFKRRAELQEVPRLGPKAFEQAAGFLRIPNGDDPLDASSVHPEAYPVVRKIVSAAKVDIKTLIGNAPVLRGLQPKQFADEKFGLPTVTDILRELEKPGRDPRPAFKTATFQEGVEKISDLKPGMVLEGVVTNVAAFGAFIDIGVHQDGLAHVSALSKTFVKDPRDVVKPGDVVRVKVLEVDAPRKRISLTLRLDDPIGAESERPQGGGQRAPTPKKMSAAPKAGARPEAGGGAFADAFRKAGLNGRK